The DNA window CCATCTCATCAATGCTCCAATGACCTCTCTTCTAATAGGAGCGAACGCACTCGTTCTCCTCATCGTTACAACTGCTCTGATCACTTGCAAAAGAATCGCCAAGTCGGCGAAGTCTCTCAGAGAGCGGGAGGCAGCTGGAAAATCGGTTAGCAGTGTTTTCCATCACAAATCTTGAGCTCACTGAATTTCTTCAGTCCCGTTCACTTGACAGCTCAACAAGAATGCCAGAAGAAGATAGCATTGTGGAGTCTACTCAGAAGGAAGACTTATCACCGTTAGTTGATTAATTCATGAGGGGATGAGGGCAGATGAgaggaaccaccccggatcctACAATCTACatccccatctctagcttttccttcaccacatcagatttgcggtgtgctgcctttaagcttaCGGAGTTTCCATGAAGCCTTTGCGATGCGCTTTGAGATGACAATCTCGATAAAGAGAGCCGTAGGCGACGACGAAGTCCAGAAAAGTTAACTGCATCGAAAACCGCTTCCACACTTCAGTCACACTTCTGATAACTCCTGGTCAATCGTTGACCAGGACGAAGGCCAGATTACTCATGACAGGTTTTTCTTTCCGATGTTTGATAAGCCGATTTAGGAAGACCTACTCCAAAACCTTGCACTATATGCATGCACCACTGGAGCAGTGATACAACACAGCTGctaacttgttgatagtcgaatttaagcaacaacCAAGATTgtcaaaaaatttaattacggctaatgtttcggcgttgtcgccttcgttagccgtaataaagtttgtcaacaatcttggctattgCTAAACTTGACTTTCGCACAGCTGCTAACTTctgtcccaaaaaaaaaattttgtcggTATCTCCGGTAATCCTTGGTTGTCTATTTTTATGATAGTTCTATTAACCATTTCTCCTTCCGTTAATCCACAATGACGAACCATCTTCATCATCTTACTTATCACTCGAAGAGGTGTTGCGTTTGGTGCTCAGTGAAGGTGTGTGCTGGTCTTCCTGCAAAAAGTGTGACGAGCTCCTAGGAGACCCTTTCCTCTTACTATTCATAGCAtttcacttttgttttgtatAAAGTGTATGGAGGCAGGCGTAGCACCGTCGAAAAGAGGTTGTGTTGTGGCTGTACGATCGAACGGAAGTTCGAGTCTCGTCTAGTGGCAACCGAgtatttcatccttccggatcgataaattggtgccagacttgtatATGAGGAAAAGCGCTAACTTCGTTAATCAATTCGTTCGCCGAGTCATTGCAGGGCCGCATGTGCgtccataaacctcaaacggttcttaacggcatcaccccacgaatctgaagtggtacggatttcaggtgaagtattcgtatacgtaatagtagattatggaaaggagtgtgattccgtccattttttcccaactgccgtaaaaaacgcccgggaagatgcggcgcgtgcacaaggctggcgcgctctaatcgaactccttgtggaaaaaagtgcgcgttcgaagccgtatcttccggtccgttttctacggcaattaggaagaaatgaacggaatcactcttctcgcaataatctacgatctcgtatacgaatacgccaccggaaatccgtaccagttcagatttgtggggtgatgtcttcaaAGCATGTTATGTGCCAATGCTtcattttaattcagaatcgtttgaggttcatgaacgcgGGTCTAGCGTGTGCGATAACTTGCGGGGAATTAGGTCaaagtttttatcttcccaaacaagtttttttttaccaatttatcgatcaaaaaggcatgaaaggcttggttggcactagggcggtttcgggctaacgatcgatcgtgcggtcacagcggaacctcttatcgTGTGTGCTACGCCCACACTCTTTAACAAGTGATCATTAGTAATTCAGTGGTGATTCCTTGCGATTGCCtatgaatatgaagaaaaaggcGCAAATGAATGTCAAGAAGACTAGGATTGAATCTGGATCCTCCACTGATGTGATTGTGGTTCCGCTTGGAAAGGCCCAAAAGTTTGCCAACATATTTATAGTAgtatcaaaacgaaatgaagcacggcgctgttgcgtaagcggctgcactcgaagcgctgcggtggagcgtaccgattaggatcgagtggggacccaTACTAGCGTGGCTCATCTGGgaatggttccacctcgattccaaccgttatCTTCAACGCGTTGCTTGGAGCGCACCCGCTTATGCACctgcaccgtggttcatgtcgttttgaccgtgaGTGGACTATACTTTCACTCCGACTGTAGTTGTAACACCGTGATTTATAGCGCAGTGGTAACTCGAAACAATATGACAAAGCCAGAGAGACGAAAACGTGACCAAAGTAGGACATCCAGAAGAGATTCTCAGAAGAAGGTCGGTTATACCTTCTTACAGCGTGCTCGTGTTGAACATGACAGTTATGTAGTGCGTGCGATACTTCAACAAGATTTGTTATCAGGTGAAATTTCGAGAAGGAAACCGGAAACGTATGACCGGAAAAACGGCACTAGTAATGAAACCTGCTAGCATTGATGAACGAAGCGAAAGCAGAGAGGTATTAGCGCTATTTTAGCG is part of the Necator americanus strain Aroian chromosome V, whole genome shotgun sequence genome and encodes:
- a CDS encoding hypothetical protein (NECATOR_CHRV.G18050.T1) — translated: MVLVDGVGTAFFLRATFELAPLEYVPVPSAAYSFALTEWAGEKSSLIFYPTTELSLAYEEVGGGRHLINAPMTSLLIGANALVLLIVTTALITCKRIAKSAKSLREREAAGKSSRSLDSSTRMPEEDSIVESTQKEDLSPGDSLRLPMNMKKKAQMNVKKTRIESGSSTDVIVVPLGKAQNAVVTRNNMTKPERRKRDQSRTSRRDSQKKVKFREGNRKRMTGKTALVMKPASIDERSESREENASEKSWKI
- a CDS encoding hypothetical protein (NECATOR_CHRV.G18050.T2); translated protein: MTSLLIGANALVLLIVTTALITCKRIAKSAKSLREREAAGKSSRSLDSSTRMPEEDSIVESTQKEDLSPGDSLRLPMNMKKKAQMNVKKTRIESGSSTDVIVVPLGKAQNAVVTRNNMTKPERRKRDQSRTSRRDSQKKVKFREGNRKRMTGKTALVMKPASIDERSESREENASEKSWKI